In Chrysoperla carnea chromosome 2, inChrCarn1.1, whole genome shotgun sequence, the following proteins share a genomic window:
- the LOC123293617 gene encoding phosphatidylinositol-glycan biosynthesis class X protein-like has translation MLRIIIVKAILLFFSFHFIHCKSNCMKINCTLTQNIENEGFHRVIHWLIEIETYEKSLDECFLLLLQEIPSGAFVNPDQVSDLNRLGKISARIDGIIDVEKPMHHSESHYLYLYSNVNDSRIHFEIPIHLRYQRPQISGDYGKVEFDYPSLLFRCKNQIDICGKKIIAPISSSKNSTTVWRNVTYEPISEILDVIVPLGDLDHYPLVSVVTFFVTCCGCIYLLSVILSKPLPTK, from the exons ATGCTTCGAATAATCATAGTTAAAGcgattcttcttttcttttcatttcattttatacatTGTAAAAGCAATTGCATGAAAATTAATTGCACATTAAcgcaaaatatcgaaaatgaagGATTTCatag aGTAATACATTGGCTAATTGAAATAGAAACATATGAAAAGTCGTTAGATGAATGTTTTCTTTTACTTCTCCAAGAAATTCCAAGTGGTGCTTTTGTAAATCCAGATCAAGTATCAGATTTAAATAGACTTGGAAAg ATTTCCGCTCGTATTGATGGAATTATTGATGTCGAAAAGCCAATGCATCATTCGGAATCACATTATTTGTACTTGTATTCCAATGTAAATGATTCAcgtattcattttgaaattcCAATTCATTTACGATATCAAAGACCTCAAATTAGTGGCGATTATGGAAAAGTTGAATTTGATTATCCCAGCTTATTGTTTCGATGTAAAAATCAAATCGATATATGTGGTAAGAAAATTATAGCACCAATTTCGTCTTCCAAAAATAGTACTACTGTTTGGAGAAATGTAACCTATGAACCG atTTCTGAAATTCTTGATGTAATCGTACCTCTGGGAGATCTTGATCATTATCCATTGGTATCagttgtaacattttttgttacatGTTGTGGATGCATTTACTTATTATCTGTGATATTATCC